The DNA segment TTGATCAGTTTTATGAACTGCTGAACCAGCGTTTTCCTTCTAAATAAAACCCATCCTGTTTGAATCAAGTTTCAGGAAGATAAAGAGCAATACGGTAAAACTCCATAATGAAGAACCCCCATAACTGATAAAGGGCAGGGGAATCCCTATTACAGGTACAATTCCAATGGTCATACCGATGTTGATGAATACATGGAAAAAGATAATGCAGGCTACGCAGTATCCGTAAACACGTGAGAAGGTAGAACGTTGCCTTTCTGCCAGGTTGATGATCCTCAACAGCATAAACAGGTATAAGGCAATCACAACGAAGCAACCTGCAAACCCCCATTCTTCCCCGATAGTAGAAAAAATAAAGTCTGTACTTTGCTCAGGTACATAACCATATTTGGTTTGCGTACCTTCTAAAAATCCACGGCCGGTAAGCTGTCCTGAACCAATGGCTATTTTTGACTGGTTTACGTTATATCCTGCCCCACGTGGATCAGTTTTAAGGCCAAGTATCAATTCGATCCTTGTACGCTGGTGCGGTTGCAATACATTCTCGAACATTAATTTGGCAATAAACAGATAGCCTATTGCCGCAAGGGTAATTACACCGATGGTAATCATCCTTTGCTGTTTTCTTTTGTTAAAATAAATGAACAGGCCGCCAATAGCCAGAATGGCAGAGATCAGTATCCAGGGGGTAAGGAAAAGGTTAAGAATAAACAACAATACCATTCCCCAGAAAATCACCAGCAGATAGCCTGGTAAGCCTTCACGATAAAGCGGAAACATAAACGATAAGAATACCAGCATAGAGCCTGCATCCGGTTGCAGCATAATAAGGCACATGGGCAAAATAATAATTATTGCAGCCATCAGCACTGGTTTCAGGGTGGTGAGTTTTGGGCTAAAGGAGCTGATATACCTGGCCAGCAGCAGGGCTGTGCCAAATTTGGCCAGCTCAGAGGGCTGTAACCTAAAAGAGCCCAGTGGGATCCAGGCCTGGTTGCCACCCACATTGCGGCCTACAACCAGTACTATAAGCAGCAATAGCATGGTAACCCCATAAATGATGGGCGAGAAAACACTGAAAAATTTGGCATCAAGCAGTAATATAGATAAACCCAGTATCAGGCCGGTGATGATAAAAATAAGCTGTTTGCCATAGTTGGACGCGAAGTTGAATGTGGCCGACTCATCAGGGTTAAATACTGAAGCATAAATGTTTACAAAACCAATTGCACACAATGCGATATAGATCAGAACGGTTACCCAGTCTACATTAAAAAAGAACCTGTTGCTTTGCTGATTGCTCATTTTGTAGTGGGTTTGTTTACCGTTTTTTCTGTTGATTTATTGTCTGGCTTTATTACCTGCGGAATTATTTTTAATGTCGAGTCGGTTGTATCTACTTTGGGTTTTACCTTTGGCTTAGGCGGTACCGGAAGGATCACCTGTTTTTTCATCCATTCTACCTGGGCCAGTTTATTTTTAGGCAGGCTTCCTTTCAGGTATTGTTCTGCAATATAGCTGGCTATGGGGGCAGCGTAAGTGCTGCCATAACCAGCATTTTCCACAATTACGGCAATCGCAATTTTTGGATTGTCCCGCGGGGCAAAACCAATAAATACAGAGTGGTTTTTACCACGTGGATTTTGTACCGTTCCGGTTTTACCACACATCAGAATGCCTTCGATCCTCGATTGGATAGCGGTTCCCCATGGTGCATTTACAGCATCCTGCATACCATCAATTACAGGGTCAAAATGTACCGCATCCACATCTACGTAATTCTTTTTGACGTATTCTTTTTTGATCACCTTGTCTTTACCGATGGCTTTTACCAGGTGGGGTTTAATGTAATAGCCCCTGTTGGCGATAATGGCCATAATATTGGCCATTTGTAGTGGGGTAGCATCCATTTCTCCCTGTCCTATGGCCAGGGAAATCACTGTGCCAAAGTTCCAGTATTTACTGTATTTTTTAGAATAATAGGCGGCGTCGTATAAACGTCCAGCACGTTCAGATGGCAGGTCTATCCCTGATTTTTCGCCCAGACCAAATTTTCTGACCTTCTTTTGCCAGTCGTCATAGGCAAGCTTCTGGTTTGCGTATTTCCGCTGTGTAATCAGCTTTTGAAACACATAGCAGGCATAAGTGTTACAGGATCTGGCAAGCCCCCTTCGCAAAGCGATATTGCCATCTACGTGCTCACATTTTACTGTGTGGTTCCCTACGCGGAAATATCCGGGACAGTTGAATGTGGTGTTTGGGTCTATAACACCTTCCTGCAGACCGATCAAAGCGTCCAAAGGTTTGAAAGAAGATCCAGGTGAATAGTAACCTTGTATCGGACGTATGGTGAAAGGTCTGTTCGGTGCAACCAATATTTTCATATAATTATTGCCTGATTGTCTACCTACCATCAGGTTGGGGTCGTAACTCGGACTGCTTACAAAAGCCAGGATTTCCCCGGATGCTGGTTCTATGGCTACAATGCTGCCCACTTTATTGTGCATCAGCTCTTCACCAAGCTTCTGGAGCTTAAGGTCGAGAGAAGAGATGAGCCTGTCGCCAGACACCGCTGCAGTATCAAACCGGCCCTCTGCGTAGCTTCCCTTAGGAACATTCCGGGCATCGTACAGCATGTTAACCACGCCCCTTTCTCCCCTTAACAAAGTCTCGTACGATTTTTCTACTCCTGATTTACCAATGTAATCACCAGAGCGGTAATAGCCTTCAGAGTTTTGAATGTCGGTAGAAGATACTTCTTTAATATACCCAAGGAAATGGGCGGCTACACTATCAGGATAATGCCTGATCGTTCTGCTTTGTACAAAAAAACCGGGAAACCTGGAAAGCTGTTCCGATAAAGTGGCATAAGTTTCGACGGATAATTGCCGCTCAAAAATGCCTGGCTGATACCTCGATTGGTTGGAAACTTTTTTCAGGTTTTTTCTGAAAGCGACCGTATCTATACCTATAATATTGCACAGCGCTAATGTATCCATTTCCTTTACCTGGTTGGGAATCACCATTAAATCGTATACAGCTTCATTCTGGGCCAGTGGTTTTTCATTACGATCAAATATTACCCCCCGTGCCGGAAAAGTATAGATCTTGCGCAGTACGTTAAATTCTGCAGAAAGAAAATATTTATCACTCGCTATCTGAATATAAAACAGGGTACCCAGCAAGATTAAACCAATGGCAATGAATAAACCCTGTATTACATATTTACGGCCAAACAGATTATCCATCAGCGCATCTTTCTGTTATAGAATATGAATTCTATCAATACAACACTAAACAAGGTAAATATACTGCTAAACAAGCACCTGATCAAGGTGTAAGAGAACTCTGCCAGTCTGAATGTTTCTAAAAAGAACAGCACCAGGTGGTGGGAAAAAGTGCAGAGCAGGGCATAGATGATAAACCATTTAAAGCCCATGTTACCTAAAGTTGGTTCAGGCTCATCAAAGCCATCTCGGTTTACGGTTACTGATATGAACAGGATGCGTACAAAGGCCAGAGCTATGCAGGCAGCAGTATGAACACCAAGGGTATCGTAAAAAGCATCCAGTGCAAGGCCGGTTATAAAGGCAATCAGGTACAGCAGGAGGTTAGGGATACCAAAGGGCAGCAATAATAAAAACAGGATGTATACAAAGGGTGTAGCGATGTTGTAAAAGCTCAGGTTCCTCAGCAACAGGATCTGAATTAAAAGGAGTACAAACCACCTGACTATGTTTACCAATACTAATTTACTATTCATTTGGCAATTTTGCTTCTAATTCTTTCTGTTCTGCGGCATATTTATCAAGAATTACGTACACATATTGTAAGGTACTAAAATCGTTGAAAAGTTTAATTTCTACGGACATAAAATTATCACCCGTTGGTACTGCTGTATTGGTCACTATTCCTACCGGGATCCCCGGAGGAAAAGATGAAAAACCGGAAGTTACAATGGTATCTTTCAGGTTTACCTTAAAATGATTGGGTACCTCTTTTACATAAGCCTTTGTAAAATCGGAATTGCCAATGCCCCAAACCAATGAGCCAAGGGCATTATTACTTTTTATATTTACACTTATTTTGGTATCCTTGTGCAGTAGGGAACGTACTGTTGCCAGGTGTTCCGAAACATCCATTATAAAGCCCACTACCCCTTTGCCCGGCGATATTACCGGCATATTGCGTGCAATCCCATCTGCGGTACCTTTATTGATAGTGATGACGTTGTTTCTGAGTGTAATGGAATTCTTAATTACCCTGGCCGACAAATAGGTGTATTGCGGATTATTTAGCGTATCCTTAACGGTAATTTTTTTAGCGCTGTCTATACTTTTGAGTGTAAGCAGTTCTGTTTTCAGCTTTGCATTTTCCTGAGCAAGACTGTCGTTCACATTTCCCAGGTTAATGTATTTCTTCAGAACATTCAGGTTTTGGTATACCTCGCCAACTACCTCGTTGGTAGAGTTAACAGTTACACTGCGCTGGTAGGCGTTGTTTTTTACGGTAAGGATAATTCCAATTGCAAAAAAGATAATGAATAGAAAAAATGCGTTATATCTGTTTATGAAAATCCAAAGGTTACGCATTTTGATTTACAGTTTAGGCAGTAAAGTTTGGGTTAAACCCAAACTTTACTGCATTAAAAATTTAAAACCGCCAATGTTTTTTAAAGCTATACCTGTTCCGCGTACCACGGCACGAAGCGGATCTTCGGCAACGTGTACGGGCAGTTTGGTTTTAGCCGCTACACGTTTATCTAAACCACGCAGCAATGCTCCACCACCTGTCAGGTAAATACCTGTCTGATAAATATCAGCAGAAAGCTCGGGTGGCGTGATCTCTAAGGCTTTAAGGATAGCTTCTTCAATTTTAGAGATTGATTTATCCAGGCAATGTGCTATTTCGGTATAGGAAACGGTAATCTGCTTAGGCACACCAGTCATCAGGTCACGACCTTGAACGGCAAAATCTGCCGGTGGATCTGCCAGTTCAGGCAATGCAGCACCAACCTCTATTTTAATTTTTTCGGCAGTCCGGTCGCCAATCATGATGTTGTGCTGGCGACGGATGTAATTTACAATATCGGAGTCGAAATTGTCACCCGCAACGCGGATACTCTGGTCGCACACAATACCCGATAAGGCGATAACTGCTATTTCAGTAGTACCACCACCTATATCGATGATCATGTTTCCCATTGGTTCTTCTACATCAATCCCTATGCCTACTGCAGCAGCCATAGGCTCATGGATCAGGTAAACCTCTTTGGCACCGGCAATCTCTGCCGAGTCCCTTACCGCGCGCTTTTCAACTTCTGTAATTCCTGAAGGGATACAGATTACCATTCTCAGCGAAGGGAACATCCAGCCTTTACCACCGTTTAGCATCCTGATCATTCCTTTGATCATGGCTTCAGCAGCATTGAAATCTGCTATCACGCCATCTTTAAGCGGACGGACGGTACGGATATTATCATGGGTCTTACCTTCCATCTGCATGGCCTGCCGGCCAATTGCAATAATTTTATTTGTCTGTCTGTCAAAAGCAACTATTGAAGGTTCATCAACTACTACTTTGTCATTATGTATAATCAAGGTGTTTGCCGTGCCTAAATCGATAGCAACCTCTTGTGTAAACCAATTAAATAAACCCATTTATAGGTGATAATTTAAGTATTAATAATTCTGTGTACTATAGTAATGTAAAACTACGGCTTTTTATTGTATTCGTGGATAAATAAATTAGTGTTTAAAATGTCTTACACCTGTAGTAACCATGGCAATTCCTTTTTCATTGGCCATATTTACAGAATCGGCATCTTTAATAGAACCACCCGGCTGTAAAATGGCAGTAATCCCTGCTTCGGAAGCAATTTCTACACAATCAGGGAAAGGAAAAAAGGCATCCGAGGCCATAACTGAACCTTTCAGGTCAAAGCCAAAGGCATCGGCCTTAACAATAGCCTGCTTTAAAGCATCAACTCTTGAAGTCTGGCCTACACCGCTGGCCAGTAACTGATTGTTTTTAACAAATACAATGGTATTTGATTTGGTATGTTTTACAATTTTATTAGCAAAATAAAGGTCTTTTAATTCCTGTGTGGTCGGCGCCTTATCAGTTACCGGGCTCATTTGTTCAGGGCCTTCAATAATCAGGTCTTTATCCTGCTCAATCACGCCGTTCAATAAAGTCTTGAACTGTTTTTTGCTCAGTTCAACATCATTACGCTGCAAGATCACCCTGTTCTTTTTAGCGCGGAACAGCTCAATTGCTTCAGGTTGGTAAGATGGGGCGATCAATACTTCGAAAAATAATTTATTGATCTCGGTAGCCGTAGCCAGGTCAATTTCCCTGTTGGCGATCAGCACACCGCCAAATGCCGATACCGGATCGCAGGCCAAAGCCACATTCCATGCATCCAGCAGGTTTGGTTTTGAAGCCACACCGCAGGCATTGGTATGTTTTAAGATGGCAAAGGTAGGCTCCTCAAACTCATCAATTAAGGCAACGGCTGCATCTACATCAACCAGGTTGTTGTACGAAAGCTCTTTACCATTCAGTTTGGTAAACATGGCTTCCAGATCACCATAAAACACGCCTTGCTGGTGCGGATTTTCGCCGTATCTTAACGTCTGTGCCTGTGCAATGCTGTGTTTAAATACTGTAAGTGGTTCTTCTGTATTAAAATAATTAAAGATGGCCGTGTCGTAGTTAGAAGAGGTATGGAATGCTTTTTTAGCAAAAGCCTTACGCTGGGCTAAAGTCGTTTCACCATTTTGTGCTTCCAGCTGTTGTTGTAAAGTGGAATAATCATCTTTAGAAGCCAGGATCACCACATCATTAAAGTTCTTGGCTGCAGCCCTGATCAATGAAATGCCGCCTATATCTATTTTTTCGATGATCTCTGATTCAGAACCACCAGCTTTAACAGTTTCTTCAAATGGATAAAGATCTACAATAACCAGATCAATTTCAGGTATTTCATATTGGGCAATCTGCTCCTGGTCCGATCCGAGTGCCCTGCGGTTTAAAATGCCACCAAAAACTTTAGGGTGCAAAGTTTTCACACGTCCTCCTAAAATAGAAGGGTAGCCGGTAAGGTCTTCAACAGCAGTAACAGGTATATCGAGGTCTTTAATAAACTGTTCTGTACCTCCGGTAGAGAATAGCTGTACACCCTGGCTGGCAAGTAAACGAACCAGAGGTTCTAAACCATCTTTATAATAAACTGAAATTAAAGCGTTTTTGATCTTTTTAGATTGACTCATTGGTGAAAAATTTTGAGCCGCAAAATTAAGATTTATTTTTTACTTTTTTATCTTCCTGACAATTGAGTCAATTATACGCGGATAATGCTGATGTTCAAGTTGCTGTCCTTTAAATTTGACCATCTCCAGATTGTCGTCTTTTTCAATTTTATAACGTGCCTGGTAAATGTATTCACCTTCATCATAATTTTCATCCACATAGTGTATGGTAATGCCCCCTTCGGATTCTCCGGCTGCCATCACGGCATGGTGTACATGGTCGCCATACATGCCCTTACCACCATATTTGGGCAACAATGCGGGATGAATGTTGATGATGCGGCCCGGATATTCTGCAATCAGGTTTTTAGGAATCAGCCATAGAAAACCGGCCAGTACAATCAGGTCTATTTCTAAGTTTTTAAGCATATCAATCACGCTGTCTGTTTGATAAAATTCCTTTTTATCAAAAATATGTGAAGGGATCTCAAAGTTATCTGCGCGCTGTAATACATAGGCATCGGGGTTGTTGGTCAGCACAAGTGCAATTTCCACATCAGGACTTTTTTTATAAAGTTCCATAAGTTTTTGAGCATTTGATCCTGATCCTGAGGCAAATATGGCGATGCGCTTTTTCATATAGAGATGGTTTTTAGGCTATATAGCAATAATAGGCCCATTTATTGGTGTCCAAAGATAAAAATTTATCACAATTTGAAATAGTTTTCGGGCTGATTAGGAATTTCCGAAGGTTTGTTGGGCTTTTAAGGGTTAAAAGTACCTTTTATCCCCACAGTATCCCGGCCTTCCATTACCTTAACTGAAAATGGAAAAAACAATCAAATACAAATAAAAGATGGTGGAACACCAGCATTATTGTTAAATTCACAATTATGAAAAAACTAGGTATAACCATTATATTGTGCATCATTTGTGGGACTTGTTTTGCGCAGAAAAAGATACACATCCTGATCATTACCGGGGGACATGGATTTAAGCAGGTACCGTTTTACCAGATGTTTGATTCATTAGGTAGTCATATTAGTTACGATAAACTGGAACAACCGGCAGCCAATGCACTGATCGCCTCAGCAGCTGTCGACAAATATGATGCACTTGTTTTTTATGATATGTACAATTCTATTACTGCATCACAAAAACAGGCTTATCAGCAATTGTTAAAGAAAGGAAAGGCAATGCTATTTCTGCACCATTCTTTGGTATCTTACCAGGATTGGGATGAATTTCAAAAGATCATTGGGGGTAAATATTATGAGCAGGCAACACTTGTAAATGGTGATACCATAAAATCGAGCTACCAGCACGATGTCATTATCCCGGTGAAAATAGAAAGCCCTAAGCACCCTGTTACCAGAGGGCTTAAAGATTTCGAAATCTACGATGAAGTATATGGGCATTTTGGTACGCAGCCAAATATCAGGCCATTGCTTAGTACCACTCATCCGGGGAGTTCCCGTTACATCGCATGGATCAATACTTATGGTCGCACTGATGTCCTGTTTATCCAATTGGGACATGGACCGGAAGCCTTCAAGAATCCCAATTACAGGAAATTGTTAAAGCAGGGTATTGAATGGTCGGTATTGCGGCATAAAAAAAATATGGATTAAACAGTAGGCTGGTTGAAATGCCCACTGCAAATACAAAAAAGGAAATTTTTTGTATAGGGTTTGTTACAGTTGCTGTTTTTCGGCCCAATTTGTTATTTTTATAGGTAATCAATTCTTTAAGCGTATGGAAGATCTAAAAGAAAAAAAGAAAATTCCGGCTTTTCTTAGCAGGATCAGGGCAGAATGGCCGGGAAAGATGAACGTTTTGAGTTTAAGACCGCTACAGTGATCTATGTGTATCTGAAAGAAGGGATCTCGAGCCTGGATTTTTCAGAATCCCTTTCTATGAAAATGGACCGATTGGTTGATTTTAGTATCCCGTTGATTCTTTATCATGTAGAAAGTGATGGATTTAGGTTAAGGTCTCAGCCGGTAAACTGGTATTCTAGTCTGGAGGTTAGAAGGTAGGTATTCCTTTAAACGATACTATTCATTGCTGGCAGCATTTTGTAAATGCCGGGGGGAACGTTGTAAGTGCAACTGTTTATTTAGGAGCAATGGTGCTTGTTTGAATTGTTAAACTGCCTCCAGGTTTAAGCTGAATTTCTTTTTTTACTCCGTTATAGACCAATTGTGTCTTTCCTCCTTTTTTTGAGTGATGGTATATTTTTTTACTGACTTGTTTTGCCACTCCATCTCGATCTCAAAACCTCCGCGGGCACAGATGCCCTTAATTTTTCCGGTATCCCAGGCATCAGGAAGTGCAGGAAGCAGTCTGATCTGGTTTTCGTTTGATTGCACCAGCATCTCGGCTACAGCAGCTGCCCCACCAAAATTTCCATCTATCTGGAAGGGGGGATGTGCATCCAGCAGGTTAGGATAAGTGCCTCCTCCTGTCTTTTTATCAGGGCCCTTATATTGATCAGGATCTACATAGCTCAATAAAGTACGGTACATCTGGTAGGCATGATTTCCATCAAGTAACCGCGCCCAAAGATTGATCCGCCATCCTTTAGACCAACCTGTTGTTTCGTCTCCTTTAATTTGCAGTGTTTTTTTACAGGCATTTGCCAGCTCAGGGGTTAACCCGGGCGTGATATGGTGTCCGGGAAACAGACCAAATAAATGAGACTGATGCCTATGTTTTGGATCGGCATCGTCCCAGTCGTAATACCACTCCTGTAAATTGCCGTTTTTCCCGACCTGATAGGGCTGAAGTTGCCTGAGTGCAGATTCAACTTCCTTTCTGAAAGTGATATCTGTACCTAAAATTTGCGATGCCCTGATGGTTTGCAGGAAACATTCTCTGATCATCGCAAGGTCGGCAGTTCCACCATACAATGTTGAACCTTTAGAACCATCTGCTGTAATAAAGCTCGCTTCCGGTGAGGTTGAGGGTGAGGTGATCAGGTTTCCTTTTTTGTCTTTTACCAACCAGTTCAGGCAAAACCGGGCAGCACCTTTCATCAGGGGGTATGCCTTTTGTTTTAAAAAATTCTTGTCAAGCGTAAATATATAATGCTCCCATAAATGTGTGCTAAGCCAGGTACCGCCCATATTCCAGTTTGCCCAGACCGGATCGCCCTGGCCAAAGCCCCCAACCGGATTGCTCATTGCCCATATATCACTATTGTGGCAAAGTGCCCAGCCCTCAACACCGTAGAATGTTTTTGCCGTTACCTTACCGGTATGGGCCACATGCCCTATAAATTTCATCAATGGTTCATGAAGTTCAGAAAGGTTGGTGTTTTCTGCCAGCCAGTAGTTTTCCTGCAGGTTGATGTTGGTGGTGTAGTTGCTGCTCCAGGGTGGCCTGATGTAAGGGTTCCAGATGCCCTGCAAGTTAGCGGGTACACCGGCTGTTCTGGAGCTGGATATAAGCAGGTAGCGGCCAAACTGAAAATAAAGGATCTCAAGGTTTTTG comes from the Pedobacter heparinus DSM 2366 genome and includes:
- a CDS encoding ThuA domain-containing protein; translation: MKKLGITIILCIICGTCFAQKKIHILIITGGHGFKQVPFYQMFDSLGSHISYDKLEQPAANALIASAAVDKYDALVFYDMYNSITASQKQAYQQLLKKGKAMLFLHHSLVSYQDWDEFQKIIGGKYYEQATLVNGDTIKSSYQHDVIIPVKIESPKHPVTRGLKDFEIYDEVYGHFGTQPNIRPLLSTTHPGSSRYIAWINTYGRTDVLFIQLGHGPEAFKNPNYRKLLKQGIEWSVLRHKKNMD
- the mrdA gene encoding penicillin-binding protein 2, with the translated sequence MDNLFGRKYVIQGLFIAIGLILLGTLFYIQIASDKYFLSAEFNVLRKIYTFPARGVIFDRNEKPLAQNEAVYDLMVIPNQVKEMDTLALCNIIGIDTVAFRKNLKKVSNQSRYQPGIFERQLSVETYATLSEQLSRFPGFFVQSRTIRHYPDSVAAHFLGYIKEVSSTDIQNSEGYYRSGDYIGKSGVEKSYETLLRGERGVVNMLYDARNVPKGSYAEGRFDTAAVSGDRLISSLDLKLQKLGEELMHNKVGSIVAIEPASGEILAFVSSPSYDPNLMVGRQSGNNYMKILVAPNRPFTIRPIQGYYSPGSSFKPLDALIGLQEGVIDPNTTFNCPGYFRVGNHTVKCEHVDGNIALRRGLARSCNTYACYVFQKLITQRKYANQKLAYDDWQKKVRKFGLGEKSGIDLPSERAGRLYDAAYYSKKYSKYWNFGTVISLAIGQGEMDATPLQMANIMAIIANRGYYIKPHLVKAIGKDKVIKKEYVKKNYVDVDAVHFDPVIDGMQDAVNAPWGTAIQSRIEGILMCGKTGTVQNPRGKNHSVFIGFAPRDNPKIAIAVIVENAGYGSTYAAPIASYIAEQYLKGSLPKNKLAQVEWMKKQVILPVPPKPKVKPKVDTTDSTLKIIPQVIKPDNKSTEKTVNKPTTK
- the purN gene encoding phosphoribosylglycinamide formyltransferase produces the protein MKKRIAIFASGSGSNAQKLMELYKKSPDVEIALVLTNNPDAYVLQRADNFEIPSHIFDKKEFYQTDSVIDMLKNLEIDLIVLAGFLWLIPKNLIAEYPGRIINIHPALLPKYGGKGMYGDHVHHAVMAAGESEGGITIHYVDENYDEGEYIYQARYKIEKDDNLEMVKFKGQQLEHQHYPRIIDSIVRKIKK
- a CDS encoding rod shape-determining protein; the encoded protein is MGLFNWFTQEVAIDLGTANTLIIHNDKVVVDEPSIVAFDRQTNKIIAIGRQAMQMEGKTHDNIRTVRPLKDGVIADFNAAEAMIKGMIRMLNGGKGWMFPSLRMVICIPSGITEVEKRAVRDSAEIAGAKEVYLIHEPMAAAVGIGIDVEEPMGNMIIDIGGGTTEIAVIALSGIVCDQSIRVAGDNFDSDIVNYIRRQHNIMIGDRTAEKIKIEVGAALPELADPPADFAVQGRDLMTGVPKQITVSYTEIAHCLDKSISKIEEAILKALEITPPELSADIYQTGIYLTGGGALLRGLDKRVAAKTKLPVHVAEDPLRAVVRGTGIALKNIGGFKFLMQ
- the purH gene encoding bifunctional phosphoribosylaminoimidazolecarboxamide formyltransferase/IMP cyclohydrolase, which codes for MSQSKKIKNALISVYYKDGLEPLVRLLASQGVQLFSTGGTEQFIKDLDIPVTAVEDLTGYPSILGGRVKTLHPKVFGGILNRRALGSDQEQIAQYEIPEIDLVIVDLYPFEETVKAGGSESEIIEKIDIGGISLIRAAAKNFNDVVILASKDDYSTLQQQLEAQNGETTLAQRKAFAKKAFHTSSNYDTAIFNYFNTEEPLTVFKHSIAQAQTLRYGENPHQQGVFYGDLEAMFTKLNGKELSYNNLVDVDAAVALIDEFEEPTFAILKHTNACGVASKPNLLDAWNVALACDPVSAFGGVLIANREIDLATATEINKLFFEVLIAPSYQPEAIELFRAKKNRVILQRNDVELSKKQFKTLLNGVIEQDKDLIIEGPEQMSPVTDKAPTTQELKDLYFANKIVKHTKSNTIVFVKNNQLLASGVGQTSRVDALKQAIVKADAFGFDLKGSVMASDAFFPFPDCVEIASEAGITAILQPGGSIKDADSVNMANEKGIAMVTTGVRHFKH
- the rodA gene encoding rod shape-determining protein RodA; the encoded protein is MSNQQSNRFFFNVDWVTVLIYIALCAIGFVNIYASVFNPDESATFNFASNYGKQLIFIITGLILGLSILLLDAKFFSVFSPIIYGVTMLLLLIVLVVGRNVGGNQAWIPLGSFRLQPSELAKFGTALLLARYISSFSPKLTTLKPVLMAAIIIILPMCLIMLQPDAGSMLVFLSFMFPLYREGLPGYLLVIFWGMVLLFILNLFLTPWILISAILAIGGLFIYFNKRKQQRMITIGVITLAAIGYLFIAKLMFENVLQPHQRTRIELILGLKTDPRGAGYNVNQSKIAIGSGQLTGRGFLEGTQTKYGYVPEQSTDFIFSTIGEEWGFAGCFVVIALYLFMLLRIINLAERQRSTFSRVYGYCVACIIFFHVFINIGMTIGIVPVIGIPLPFISYGGSSLWSFTVLLFIFLKLDSNRMGFI
- a CDS encoding glycoside hydrolase family 95 protein, whose amino-acid sequence is MINRIHLIITAITLFVGIENPASAQSDHLLWYNKPAQFFEETMVLGNGKLGAAVFGGIKSDKIFLNDATLWSGEPVNPYMNPEAYKQIPSIREALKNENYKLANELNRKVQGAFSQSYAPLGTMHIKFNHTDSASMYRRELDISKSLSKITYNVSGVTFTREYFISKPARVMMIKLTSSKKGALSFNVDFESLLKFEITNQGNTLRVKGYAPYHAEPVYRGNIANSVKFDENRGTRFSSLFRIKNTDGQVIIQHGSIGLKNGTEAILYIAIETSFNGFDKNPATEGKSDALLADSCLKKVVPVNYESVKHAHINDYQNYFNRVSFNLGKTNAPELPTDERLKRYAEGKEDKNLEILYFQFGRYLLISSSRTAGVPANLQGIWNPYIRPPWSSNYTTNINLQENYWLAENTNLSELHEPLMKFIGHVAHTGKVTAKTFYGVEGWALCHNSDIWAMSNPVGGFGQGDPVWANWNMGGTWLSTHLWEHYIFTLDKNFLKQKAYPLMKGAARFCLNWLVKDKKGNLITSPSTSPEASFITADGSKGSTLYGGTADLAMIRECFLQTIRASQILGTDITFRKEVESALRQLQPYQVGKNGNLQEWYYDWDDADPKHRHQSHLFGLFPGHHITPGLTPELANACKKTLQIKGDETTGWSKGWRINLWARLLDGNHAYQMYRTLLSYVDPDQYKGPDKKTGGGTYPNLLDAHPPFQIDGNFGGAAAVAEMLVQSNENQIRLLPALPDAWDTGKIKGICARGGFEIEMEWQNKSVKKYTITQKKEERHNWSITE
- the mreC gene encoding rod shape-determining protein MreC; the encoded protein is MRNLWIFINRYNAFFLFIIFFAIGIILTVKNNAYQRSVTVNSTNEVVGEVYQNLNVLKKYINLGNVNDSLAQENAKLKTELLTLKSIDSAKKITVKDTLNNPQYTYLSARVIKNSITLRNNVITINKGTADGIARNMPVISPGKGVVGFIMDVSEHLATVRSLLHKDTKISVNIKSNNALGSLVWGIGNSDFTKAYVKEVPNHFKVNLKDTIVTSGFSSFPPGIPVGIVTNTAVPTGDNFMSVEIKLFNDFSTLQYVYVILDKYAAEQKELEAKLPNE